A window from Zingiber officinale cultivar Zhangliang chromosome 7A, Zo_v1.1, whole genome shotgun sequence encodes these proteins:
- the LOC122000900 gene encoding uncharacterized protein LOC122000900, with protein MELGGFDNGETLDCAAFSPAHHLIGDAAGSPGPDAPGGYFFSCPASPVHYVLSSPPYSFSSDAAPARATVDDGWSAGPFEFDGTIGGGAMTSADELFLDGQIRPLRLSSHLLRPQRLAPLLDGDEEEGEMTEEEEEEDGRGRGMRMRSRSLHRRTRSMSPLRSPRFQWQEEEKMEKREEAKRLEIIDKDSNKPAAATAPESASSSRSSSTSSTSSGGRSSKRWIFLKDFLLHRSKSEGSERDSGGEKDRFWRSISFSPSAKSKPSLPSSASSPQASATSSPAAEQTKTRTSKRLTNGVATRRRPTRAAAAASAHERHYTASRAQAEEMRRRTFLPYRQGLLSCLGFTSRGYTAFNSLTKALNPVASK; from the coding sequence ATGGAGCTCGGTGGCTTTGACAATGGCGAAACCCTCGATTGCGCTGCCTTCTCCCCTGCGCACCACCTAATTGGCGACGCGGCGGGCAGCCCAGGTCCTGATGCGCCCGGTGGCTACTTCTTCAGCTGCCCCGCTAGCCCCGTCCACTACGTCCTCTCCTCCCCGCCCTATTCGTTCTCCTCAGACGCGGCCCCTGCCCGTGCCACGGTTGACGATGGCTGGTCCGCCGGGCCCTTCGAGTTCGACGGCACCATCGGAGGCGGGGCGATGACCTCCGCCGACGAGCTCTTCCTCGACGGCCAGATCCGCCCCTTGAGGCTCTCCTCCCACCTTCTGCGTCCGCAGCGCCTCGCGCCTCTGCTGGATGGCGACGAGGAGGAAGGCGAAAtgacggaggaggaggaggaggaggatggaaGGGGGCGAGGGATGAGGATGCGGAGTAGATCCCTACATCGGAGGACTAGATCCATGTCTCCCCTTCGAAGCCCTCGCTTCCAgtggcaagaagaagaaaagatggAGAAGCGAGAAGAGGCGAAGAGGCTAGAAATTATCGACAAAGATTCGAATAAACCGGCGGCGGCGACGGCGCCGGAGTCGGCGTCGTCGTCCCGTTCCTCCTCTACCTCTTCCACCTCCTCCGGAGGAAGGAGCTCCAAGAGATGGATCTTTCTCAAAGACTTCCTGCTCCACCGGAGCAAAAGCGAAGGGAGCGAGCGGGACAGCGGCGGCGAGAAGGATAGGTTCTGGCGCTCGATCTCCTTCTCCCCGTCCGCTAAATCGAAGCCCTCGTTGCCGAGCTCGGCCTCCTCACCGCAGGCATCAGCAACTTCGTCTCCAGCGGCGGAGCAAACCAAGACACGGACCTCGAAGAGGCTGACAAACGGGGTGGCAACGCGGCGGAGGCCGACAAGGGCCGCGGCAGCCGCTTCCGCGCACGAGCGGCATTACACGGCCAGCCGTGCGCAGGCGGAGGAGATGAGGCGGCGGACGTTCCTGCCGTACCGCCAAGGCCTGCTTAGCTGCTTGGGCTTCACCTCGCGAGGTTACACCGCCTTCAACAGCCTCACCAAGGCCCTCAATCCCGTCGCCTCCAAGTAA
- the LOC122000901 gene encoding uncharacterized protein LOC122000901, translated as MASSSAFLLGAVPCLLTLSLCLSTCRSTPIDGNADENPSDLAEKAMSCFLDHNIYVRCQDSYRLKEQGEIDVPPQATDEFCHGPCLVETKLVLACVEKKLQDFQFYNGATVLDIKYSLHTGCGHTSKRGDFTVKNDSEDSKVVPKAHPGAHLDYDDYFDHGNKLSVPVVYYLMLGLVLLLWS; from the exons ATGGCTTCCAGTAGTGCTTTTCTCCTCGGTGCAGTGCCATGTCTCCTCACCCTTTCACTCTGTTTGTCTACTTGTCGTAGCACGCCGATAGATGGAA atGCAGATGAAAATCCAAGCGACCTTGCCGAGAAGGCGATGTCATGCTTCCTCGATCATAAT ATCTATGTGAGATGCCAAGACTCGTACAGACTGAAGGAGCAAGGGGAGATCGACGTGCCGCCTCAGGCCACTGACGAGTTCTGCCACGGCCCGTGCCTCGTGGAGACGAAGCTTGTGCTCGCCTGCGTCGAGAAGAAGCTGCAAGACTTCCAGTTCTACAACGGGGCGACCGTCCTTGACATCAAGTACAGTCTCCACACTGGCTGTGGCCACACCAGCAAGCGAG GTGACTTCACGGTGAAGAATGATAGCGAGGATTCAAAAGTGGTGCCCAAGGCTCATCCCGGTGCACATCTGGACTACGATGACTATTTCGATCATGGCAACAAGCTATCGGTTCCGGTAGTTTACTACTTGATGCTCGGCTTAGTTCTACTTCTCTGGAGCTAG
- the LOC122000902 gene encoding uncharacterized protein LOC122000902 — protein MAASSPSLASEKKPWWLSNKKVVDKYLREARSLIASQEQSNVAFAVGLLDAALALYPRMESALELKARSLLFLRRFREVADMLQDYIPSYKVSCGAGEDDSSSSSSLGSAGDHSSVASSAPLTRERANLLSPGCEMSDGDRSFRCFSVADLKRRVLAGISKSSDGEGQWRYLVLGQACCHLGMMEDAMILLQSGRRLASAAFRRESVCLSDDSFGGDGGVAVSAPPPSEMESVSQLLSHIKLILRRRAAALAALDAGLPAEAIRHFTKVLDSRRGLPGNFAAGCLIGRAAAHKATGRLADAIADCNRALALDPSSIPALRARADLFEAVRALPDCLHDLEHLKLLHDAILRDRKLPGPRWRPHHDVRYRDIPANLRALTARIQHLRGRIAAGEANNVDYYALLGVRRGCARTELGRAHLLLTLKHKPEKAVAFVDRLEFADDHRDLDSIRDQARMTASILYRMLQKGHASLMVAVTAEEAAEKQRAKEAAEAAASAAAIQMPTVMTADKPMAEKASVFQGVFCRDMAAVGNLLSHRAIPVKYEALSC, from the exons ATGGCAGCCAGCTCACCTTCTCTCGCCTCGGAGAAGAAGCCGTGGTGGCTGAGTAACAAGAAG GTGGTGGACAAGTACCTACGGGAAGCCCGGTCTCTCATCGCGTCGCAAGAGCAGTCCAATGTGGCCTTCGCGGTGGGCCTCCTCGACGCGGCCCTCGCCCTCTACCCGCGCATGGAGTCCGCGCTCGAGCTCAAGGCCCGGtctctcctcttcctccgccGCTTCCGCGAGGTGGCCGACATGCTCCAGGACTACATCCCGAGCTACAAGGTCAGCTGCGGCGCTGGAGAAGACGactcgtcctcctcctcctccctagGCTCCGCCGGCGACCACTCCTCAGTAGCTTCCTCCGCGCCGCTCACTCGGGAGCGCGCCAATCTTCTTTCCCCCGGCTGCGAGATGTCCGACGGCGACCGCTCTTTCCGATGCTTCTCCGTCGCCGACCTCAAGCGTCGGGTCTTGGCCGGTATTTCCAAAAGCTCCGACGGGGAAGGCCAGTGGAG GTATTTGGTGCTCGGTCAGGCTTGTTGCCACCTTGGGATGATGGAGGACGCTATGATTCTCCTCCAAAGTGGCCGCCGTCTCGCTTCGGCCGCTTTCCGCCGCGAGTCGGTCTGCTTGTCGGACGACAGCTTCGGCGGCGACGGTGGCGTCGCGGTTTCTGCTCCACCGCCGTCGGAGATGGAGTCCGTCTCCCAGCTCCTCTCTCACATCAAGCTGATCCTCCGGCGCCGAGCCGCCGCGCTGGCCGCTCTCGACGCCGGCCTCCCTGCTGAAGCCATCCGCCACTTCACCAAGGTTCTGGACAGCCGCCGAGGCCTACCCGGCAACTTCGCGGCAGGATGCCTCATCGGCCGCGCCGCCGCTCACAAAGCCACCGGCCGCCTAGCGGACGCCATCGCTGATTGCAACCGCGCGCTTGCCCTCGATCCTTCCTCCATCCCTGCCCTCCGCGCCCGAGCCGACCTCTTCGAGGCGGTGCGCGCGCTCCCGGACTGCCTCCACGACCTCGAGCACTTGAAGCTCCTCCACGACGCCATCCTCCGCGACCGCAAGCTTCCCGGTCCACGGTGGAGGCCCCACCACGACGTCCGCTACCGTGACATCCCCGCGAACCTCCGCGCGCTCACCGCGCGGATCCAGCACCTCCGCGGGCGCATCGCTGCCGGGGAGGCCAATAATGTGGATTACTACGCGCTGCTTGGCGTTCGACGCGGGTGCGCGCGCACAGAATTGGGGCGCGCTCACCTTCTTCTGACGCTGAAGCACAAACCGGAGAAAGCCGTGGCTTTCGTCGACCGCCTAGAGTTCGCGGACGACCACAGGGACTTGGACTCAATCCGCGACCAAGCGAGGATGACCGCTTCGATTCTTTATCGAATGTTACAAAAGGGGCACGCCAGCCTCATGGTGGCAGTGACGGCGGAGGAGGCGGCTGAGAAGCAGAGGGCCAAGGAGGCGGCCGAGGCAGCAGCCTCTGCCGCCGCAATCCAAATGCCAACGGTGATGACGGCAGACAAGCCGATGGCAGAGAAGGCTTCCGTGTTCCAGGGTGTGTTCTGCCGCGACATGGCCGCGGTAGGCAATTTGCTGTCGCACAGGGCGATTCCGGTGAAATACGAAGCGTTGAGCTGCTGA